A genome region from Stenotrophomonas maltophilia includes the following:
- a CDS encoding peptidoglycan-binding domain-containing protein produces MPTNIDTHDLDATSGAVYFAVGRGTEGGPASYHLAIAGITQGVTEPHWGTVNKVAQNSGYSLGAIQVDFGQRGEWALGAIDGHALKAGETTYVDAVIDQASSYAKAHNLPFTQDHADLRRDLLSHGNGLSGRSSIQFIDTSTRDSINAWAGSAEGKQWIHANIDYPQVRNATRIGMTMVDAHGSGIAEENRFEAISLIAKTANQLPSQLPKLQKVLEEGGDYEALRAKAGQIRETYQYFDAPKAGDIAVRYEDAYANNKDAMDRAHAKVSSRDYSPAGEHNDADIQVALGQIGAPRQQAGSQTLKEGSSGRDVLKLESNLVTLGHASADGQQTLNPDRRFDATTRKAVEDFQRAHNLDPVDGKAGPATLAAIDRDARELQGNLAALGLTDAKGQAIGSDGYLGGGSRHAINTFQQQHGLPATGIADAETRQALANEVRQRAQGQGNTPEQQAAAEPARETVYPMSDPRSPQNWLYTETLVQVKFAEEARGLPSGEHSEKLAAALTVEAARAGLNRVDRVELNQDGSMARAVQANALHDESALNRNTAPVSTADAMRQSVQENSERALQVSDQQREQQKIDQQTQQHGPRAMMA; encoded by the coding sequence ATGCCAACCAACATCGATACCCACGATCTCGATGCCACCTCCGGCGCCGTGTATTTCGCCGTCGGCCGTGGCACCGAAGGTGGCCCCGCCTCCTACCATCTGGCCATCGCCGGCATCACCCAGGGCGTGACCGAACCGCACTGGGGCACGGTGAACAAAGTCGCGCAGAACAGCGGTTACAGCCTGGGCGCGATCCAGGTCGACTTCGGCCAGCGTGGCGAATGGGCACTGGGCGCCATCGACGGCCACGCACTGAAGGCGGGTGAGACGACCTATGTCGACGCCGTGATCGATCAGGCCAGCAGCTATGCCAAGGCGCACAACCTGCCCTTCACCCAGGACCACGCCGACCTGCGCCGCGACCTGCTCAGCCACGGCAATGGCCTGAGCGGGCGCAGCTCGATCCAGTTCATCGATACCAGCACACGCGACAGCATCAACGCCTGGGCCGGTTCGGCCGAGGGCAAGCAGTGGATCCACGCCAACATCGACTACCCGCAGGTGCGCAACGCCACCCGGATCGGCATGACGATGGTGGACGCGCACGGCAGCGGCATCGCCGAGGAAAACCGCTTCGAAGCGATCAGCCTGATCGCCAAGACCGCCAACCAGTTGCCCAGCCAGCTGCCCAAGCTGCAGAAGGTGCTGGAAGAAGGCGGTGACTACGAGGCGCTGCGCGCCAAGGCCGGGCAGATCCGCGAAACCTACCAGTACTTCGATGCGCCCAAGGCCGGCGACATCGCCGTGCGCTATGAGGACGCGTATGCCAACAACAAGGACGCAATGGACCGCGCCCATGCCAAGGTCAGCAGCCGCGACTACTCGCCTGCCGGTGAGCACAACGACGCCGATATCCAGGTGGCGCTGGGCCAGATCGGCGCACCGCGCCAGCAGGCCGGTTCGCAGACGTTGAAGGAAGGGTCCAGCGGCCGTGACGTGCTGAAGCTGGAAAGCAACCTGGTCACGCTGGGCCATGCCAGTGCTGACGGCCAGCAGACGCTGAATCCGGACCGGCGCTTCGATGCCACTACCCGCAAGGCGGTGGAAGACTTCCAGCGCGCACACAATCTGGACCCGGTGGACGGCAAGGCCGGCCCGGCCACGCTGGCCGCGATCGACCGCGACGCGCGCGAACTGCAGGGCAACCTGGCCGCGCTGGGGCTGACCGATGCCAAGGGCCAGGCCATCGGCAGCGACGGCTATCTGGGCGGCGGCAGCCGCCACGCGATCAACACCTTCCAGCAGCAGCATGGCCTGCCTGCGACTGGCATCGCCGATGCGGAAACCCGCCAGGCGCTGGCCAATGAAGTGCGGCAGCGTGCGCAGGGACAGGGCAACACCCCGGAACAGCAGGCAGCGGCCGAGCCAGCGCGCGAGACGGTGTACCCGATGTCCGACCCGCGCAGCCCACAGAACTGGCTGTACACCGAAACCCTGGTGCAGGTGAAGTTCGCCGAGGAAGCGCGTGGCCTGCCCTCCGGCGAGCACAGCGAGAAGCTGGCCGCTGCGCTTACCGTGGAAGCTGCGCGCGCCGGCCTGAACCGGGTTGATCGCGTTGAGCTGAACCAGGATGGCTCGATGGCGCGCGCGGTGCAGGCCAATGCACTGCACGACGAAAGCGCGTTGAACCGCAATACCGCGCCGGTATCAACCGCTGACGCGATGCGCCAGAGCGTGCAGGAGAACAGCGAGCGGGCGTTGCAGGTGAGCGATCAGCAGCGCGAGCAGCAGAAGATCGACCAGCAGACCCAGCAGCACGGGCCGCGGGCCATGATGGCGTGA
- the mmsB gene encoding 3-hydroxyisobutyrate dehydrogenase — MSRIAFIGLGNMGGPMAANLVKNGHTVRVFDLVPAAVQAAVDAGASAAASARETLADAEVVISMLPASRHVEGVYLGDDGILAAIPAGALVIDCSTIAPASARKVSEAAAARGLQMIDAPVSGGTAGAQAGTLTFIVGGEEDALERARPVLQAMGKNIFHVGASGAGQVAKLCNNMALGVIMAVTGEAIALGVAHGLDPKVLSQMMAVSTGRSWATEVCNPWPGVLENAPASRGYSGGFGSDLMLKDMGLAVEAAMSVGASIPLGEVARNLYSMNHQAGRGKLDFSSVVQLITSEK, encoded by the coding sequence ATGAGCCGCATTGCATTCATTGGGTTGGGCAACATGGGTGGCCCGATGGCCGCCAATCTGGTCAAGAACGGCCACACCGTGCGCGTGTTCGATCTGGTCCCGGCCGCAGTGCAGGCCGCCGTCGACGCCGGTGCCAGCGCGGCCGCGTCGGCACGCGAAACCCTGGCCGATGCCGAAGTGGTGATCTCGATGCTGCCGGCCAGCCGCCACGTCGAAGGCGTGTACCTGGGCGACGACGGCATTCTCGCCGCGATTCCCGCCGGTGCACTGGTCATCGACTGCAGCACCATCGCCCCGGCCAGCGCACGCAAGGTTTCTGAAGCCGCCGCCGCGCGCGGCCTGCAGATGATCGACGCGCCGGTGTCCGGCGGTACCGCCGGTGCCCAGGCCGGCACATTGACCTTCATCGTCGGTGGTGAAGAGGACGCGCTGGAACGCGCGCGCCCGGTGCTGCAGGCGATGGGCAAGAACATCTTCCACGTGGGCGCCAGCGGCGCCGGTCAGGTCGCCAAGCTGTGCAACAACATGGCACTGGGCGTGATCATGGCGGTGACCGGTGAAGCCATTGCGCTCGGCGTGGCGCACGGGCTGGACCCGAAGGTGCTGTCGCAGATGATGGCGGTCAGCACGGGCCGCAGCTGGGCCACCGAAGTGTGCAACCCGTGGCCGGGCGTGCTGGAGAATGCGCCGGCCTCGCGCGGCTACAGCGGCGGTTTCGGCAGTGACCTGATGCTGAAGGACATGGGTCTGGCGGTGGAAGCGGCGATGAGTGTCGGCGCCTCGATTCCGCTGGGCGAAGTGGCCCGCAACCTGTACTCGATGAACCACCAGGCCGGCCGCGGCAAGCTGGATTTCTCCAGCGTCGTGCAGCTCATCACGAGCGAGAAGTAA
- a CDS encoding ATP-binding protein yields MSGRLWFFRRWRPRSLQARQMLAASVGLVAFLALAGYALDAAFADTAKANLRERLKNYATAYAAGIDFTRDRSLYIREQPPDSRFDVPGSGLYLQVVMPHGKGNSMSAEGPMLPTVGGGLLAPRQEVFEGPLPMIQIDGSQGSVYRYGLGLVWDADADPATEFPYTIYVMEDSRALGAQLRVFRGRVWFYLGGIGLILLLLQTVILQWSLRPLRRVITELTKVQRGETERMSERHPRELEPLTDSINAFIESERENLERQRNTLADLAHSLKTPIAVLRTQMDSGAGDGALREELDVQLQRMNNLVSYQLARAASSGHKLFSAPLPIESNAEEIVRGLEKVYASKGVLCEFDIDPAARFHGEPGDLQELLGNLLENAFKWANRRVLLTAQPLPAPNARRAGLLLAVDDDGPGIAPDDIGKVLQRGVRGDERVQGHGIGLSIVQDLIKDYRGELAVGRSSELGGARFEVRLPPGP; encoded by the coding sequence ATGTCCGGCCGTCTGTGGTTCTTCCGACGCTGGCGGCCGCGCTCCCTGCAGGCGCGCCAGATGCTTGCCGCGTCCGTGGGCCTGGTCGCGTTCCTGGCGCTGGCCGGTTACGCGCTTGACGCCGCCTTTGCCGATACGGCCAAGGCGAACCTGCGCGAGCGCCTGAAGAACTACGCCACCGCCTACGCGGCCGGCATCGACTTCACCCGCGACCGCTCGCTGTACATCCGCGAGCAGCCGCCGGACTCGCGCTTCGACGTTCCCGGCAGCGGCCTGTACCTGCAGGTGGTGATGCCGCACGGCAAGGGCAATTCGATGTCCGCCGAAGGCCCGATGCTGCCCACCGTCGGCGGCGGCCTGCTGGCGCCGCGCCAGGAAGTGTTCGAAGGCCCGCTGCCGATGATCCAGATCGACGGCAGCCAAGGCTCGGTGTACCGCTATGGCCTGGGCCTGGTGTGGGACGCCGACGCCGACCCGGCCACCGAATTCCCGTACACCATCTACGTGATGGAAGACTCGCGCGCACTGGGCGCGCAGCTGCGGGTGTTCCGTGGCCGTGTCTGGTTCTACCTGGGCGGCATCGGCCTGATCCTGCTGCTGCTGCAGACCGTCATCCTGCAGTGGAGCCTGCGCCCGCTGCGGCGGGTGATCACCGAGCTGACCAAGGTGCAGCGCGGCGAGACCGAGCGCATGAGCGAGCGCCACCCGCGCGAGCTGGAGCCGCTGACCGACAGCATCAACGCCTTCATTGAAAGCGAGCGCGAGAACCTCGAGCGCCAGCGCAACACCCTGGCCGACCTGGCGCACAGCCTGAAGACCCCCATTGCGGTGCTGCGCACGCAGATGGACAGCGGTGCCGGCGATGGCGCGCTGCGCGAGGAACTGGACGTGCAGCTGCAGCGCATGAACAACCTGGTTTCGTACCAGCTGGCACGTGCTGCGTCATCGGGCCACAAGCTGTTCTCCGCACCGCTGCCGATCGAGTCCAACGCCGAGGAAATCGTGCGTGGCCTGGAAAAGGTCTACGCCTCCAAGGGCGTGCTGTGCGAGTTCGACATCGACCCTGCCGCGCGCTTCCACGGCGAACCGGGTGACCTGCAGGAACTGCTTGGCAACCTGCTGGAGAACGCCTTCAAGTGGGCCAACCGCCGCGTGTTGCTGACCGCGCAACCGCTGCCCGCCCCGAACGCGCGCCGCGCCGGCCTGCTGCTGGCCGTGGACGACGATGGCCCGGGCATTGCCCCGGACGACATCGGCAAGGTGCTGCAGCGTGGCGTGCGTGGCGACGAGCGCGTGCAGGGCCACGGCATCGGCCTGTCGATCGTGCAGGACCTGATCAAGGATTACCGCGGCGAACTGGCCGTAGGCCGTTCCAGCGAACTGGGTGGGGCCCGTTTCGAAGTGCGTCTGCCGCCGGGGCCGTGA
- the dusA gene encoding tRNA dihydrouridine(20/20a) synthase DusA, whose translation MPVSTINTPMTSATARYADSLRLSVAPMMDWTDRHCRVFHRVLAPGARLYTEMVHANAVIHGDRERLLGFDASEQPLALQLGGSDPALLAQAARIAAEWGYDEVNLNCGCPSDRVQAGRFGACLMREPVLVAECVAAMVDAVDIPVTVKCRLGVDEDNDYDVFAAFVDRQVAAGASMVVVHARNAWLKGLSPKENREVPPLKYDWAYRLKQERPALPVVINGGLASIEAVQAQAAHVDGVMLGRAAYHDPYLLHQLEALHTGAPLQARGDLLRALRPYVEARLGEGLALKHITRHLLGLFHGQPGGRAFRQVLSEGAHRLGADWTLVEQALAVTERDADRAAA comes from the coding sequence ATGCCAGTTTCCACGATCAACACCCCGATGACGTCCGCCACCGCCCGTTACGCCGATTCCCTGCGCCTGTCCGTTGCCCCGATGATGGACTGGACCGATCGCCATTGCCGCGTGTTCCATCGCGTGCTGGCGCCGGGCGCACGCCTGTACACGGAAATGGTGCACGCCAACGCGGTCATCCACGGCGATCGCGAGCGCCTGCTCGGCTTCGATGCCAGCGAACAGCCGCTGGCGCTGCAGCTGGGCGGCAGCGATCCGGCCTTGCTGGCGCAGGCTGCGCGCATCGCCGCCGAGTGGGGTTACGACGAGGTCAACCTCAACTGCGGCTGCCCATCCGACCGCGTGCAGGCCGGGCGTTTTGGCGCCTGCCTGATGCGTGAGCCGGTGCTGGTGGCCGAGTGCGTGGCGGCCATGGTCGATGCGGTCGACATCCCGGTGACGGTGAAGTGCCGCCTGGGCGTGGACGAGGACAACGACTACGACGTGTTCGCCGCCTTCGTCGACCGCCAGGTCGCCGCCGGTGCCAGCATGGTGGTGGTGCATGCGCGCAATGCCTGGCTCAAGGGCCTGTCGCCGAAGGAGAACCGCGAGGTTCCGCCGCTGAAGTACGACTGGGCCTACCGCCTCAAGCAGGAGCGCCCGGCACTGCCGGTGGTGATCAACGGCGGCCTGGCCAGCATCGAGGCGGTGCAGGCGCAGGCCGCGCACGTCGACGGCGTGATGCTGGGCCGCGCGGCTTACCACGACCCTTACCTGCTGCATCAGCTGGAGGCGCTGCACACCGGCGCCCCGCTGCAGGCCCGTGGCGATCTGCTGCGCGCGCTGCGCCCCTATGTGGAAGCACGGTTGGGCGAAGGCCTGGCGCTGAAGCACATCACCCGCCACCTGCTCGGCCTGTTCCACGGCCAACCCGGTGGCCGCGCGTTCCGCCAGGTGCTGAGCGAGGGCGCACACCGCCTTGGCGCCGATTGGACCCTGGTCGAGCAGGCGCTGGCCGTCACCGAACGCGACGCGGATCGTGCCGCGGCGTGA
- a CDS encoding enoyl-CoA hydratase, with the protein MKDWRTQEHVGLKVEADGHTAVVTLHNPPAHTWTVHSLSALRDLVGALNADRDIYALVITGDGEKFFSAGADLNQFASGDKAAAREAARRFGEAFEALSGFRGVSIAAINGYAMGGGLECALACDLRIIEDHAQVALPEATVGLLPCAGGTQNLPRLVGEGWAKRMILLGERINAETALRIGLAEEKVGKGESKALALEWAKKAGKQSPTSIAACKTLVQSTRTGTHASALVAEREAFVDLFDTADQVEGVTAFLEKRTAQWKNA; encoded by the coding sequence ATGAAGGATTGGCGTACCCAGGAGCACGTGGGCCTGAAGGTCGAGGCCGACGGCCACACCGCCGTGGTCACCCTGCACAACCCGCCGGCGCACACCTGGACCGTGCACAGCCTGTCAGCGCTGCGCGACCTGGTCGGCGCGCTCAACGCAGACCGCGACATCTACGCGCTGGTGATCACCGGCGACGGTGAGAAATTCTTCTCCGCCGGTGCCGACCTCAACCAGTTCGCCTCCGGTGACAAGGCCGCTGCACGTGAAGCCGCGCGCCGTTTCGGTGAAGCCTTCGAAGCGCTGTCCGGTTTCCGTGGTGTGTCGATCGCCGCGATCAACGGCTACGCCATGGGCGGTGGCCTGGAATGCGCGCTGGCCTGCGACCTGCGCATCATCGAAGACCACGCCCAGGTCGCGCTGCCGGAGGCCACCGTCGGCCTGTTGCCGTGCGCCGGTGGCACCCAGAACCTGCCGCGCCTGGTGGGCGAGGGATGGGCCAAGCGCATGATCCTGCTGGGCGAGCGCATCAACGCCGAGACCGCACTGCGCATTGGCTTGGCCGAAGAAAAGGTTGGCAAGGGCGAATCCAAGGCACTGGCGCTGGAATGGGCGAAGAAGGCCGGCAAGCAGAGCCCGACCAGCATCGCCGCCTGCAAGACCCTGGTGCAGTCCACCCGCACCGGCACCCACGCCTCGGCGCTGGTGGCCGAGCGCGAAGCCTTCGTCGACCTGTTCGACACCGCCGACCAGGTCGAGGGCGTGACTGCCTTCCTGGAAAAGCGCACCGCGCAGTGGAAGAACGCATGA
- a CDS encoding cation diffusion facilitator family transporter, which translates to MAPLYNRVMPTDRPQFFDPATEQGVLRLSIAASLLLAAAAVVFGLLANSSLIIFDGIYGLIDVVMTWLSLLVARLIALSTQTDALQSRLNQRFTMGFWHLEPIVLGVSGTLMIGAALYALVNAVDALMSGGRHIALGPAIAFAGLSIVGEGALAWFILRANRRIGSEFIALDAKNWVIAASMSACYLLAFLGGVLVQGTSWAWVGPYIDPAILAFVCVLVMIAPLGTVRRALAGILLVTPPELQAHVDAVARGIVARHGFVEHRSYVAQVGRGEQIELFFVVREDDPPRPLVEWDQLRDEIGDALGEASPDRWLTIMFTTDREWTI; encoded by the coding sequence ATGGCGCCGCTCTACAATCGGGTCATGCCTACCGATCGCCCGCAGTTCTTCGACCCCGCCACCGAACAGGGCGTGCTGCGCCTGTCGATCGCCGCTTCGCTGCTGCTGGCCGCGGCGGCGGTGGTGTTCGGCCTGCTCGCCAATTCGTCATTGATCATCTTCGACGGCATCTACGGCCTGATCGACGTGGTGATGACCTGGCTGTCGCTGCTGGTGGCACGGCTGATCGCGCTGTCCACACAGACCGACGCCCTGCAATCGCGGCTCAACCAGCGCTTCACCATGGGCTTCTGGCACCTGGAACCGATCGTGCTGGGGGTCAGCGGCACGCTGATGATCGGTGCGGCACTGTATGCCCTGGTCAATGCGGTGGATGCACTGATGTCCGGGGGCCGCCACATTGCGCTGGGCCCGGCCATCGCCTTTGCCGGGCTGTCGATCGTGGGCGAAGGCGCACTGGCGTGGTTCATCCTGCGCGCCAACCGCCGCATCGGCTCGGAGTTCATCGCGCTGGATGCAAAGAACTGGGTGATCGCGGCCAGCATGTCGGCCTGCTACCTGCTGGCCTTCCTCGGCGGCGTGCTGGTGCAGGGCACCTCGTGGGCCTGGGTCGGGCCGTACATCGACCCGGCCATCCTCGCCTTCGTCTGCGTGCTGGTGATGATCGCCCCGCTCGGCACCGTACGCCGGGCGCTGGCCGGCATCCTGCTGGTGACGCCGCCGGAACTGCAGGCCCACGTGGATGCGGTGGCGCGCGGCATCGTCGCCAGGCATGGCTTCGTCGAGCACCGCAGCTACGTGGCGCAGGTGGGGCGTGGCGAGCAGATCGAGTTGTTCTTCGTGGTGCGCGAGGACGACCCGCCGCGGCCGCTGGTGGAATGGGACCAGCTGCGTGATGAGATCGGCGATGCACTGGGCGAGGCTTCGCCGGACCGCTGGCTGACCATCATGTTCACCACCGACCGCGAATGGACGATCTAG
- a CDS encoding lysozyme inhibitor LprI family protein has protein sequence MQHKRLSRTLATALAVATLAIGTATAAPAATGLSPTFTTCRDKAQGAVEQAACLTSESARQDQRLNQAYRQLQAKLSGAKKTKLVNAQRAWLQSRSRDGELDAALYDDSQPGNLQGELNDVMRLSARADQLQKYLQLLD, from the coding sequence ATGCAGCACAAGCGTTTGAGCAGGACCCTGGCCACCGCGCTGGCCGTCGCCACCCTGGCCATCGGAACGGCAACCGCAGCACCGGCGGCCACCGGGCTGAGCCCGACCTTCACCACCTGCCGTGACAAGGCGCAGGGTGCGGTCGAGCAGGCCGCCTGCCTGACCTCGGAAAGCGCGCGCCAGGACCAGCGCCTGAACCAGGCCTACCGCCAGTTGCAGGCAAAGCTGAGTGGCGCGAAGAAGACCAAGCTGGTGAATGCCCAGCGCGCGTGGCTGCAGTCGCGCAGCCGCGATGGTGAACTGGATGCCGCGCTCTACGACGATTCGCAGCCCGGCAACCTGCAGGGCGAGCTGAACGATGTGATGCGCCTGAGCGCGCGCGCCGACCAGCTGCAGAAGTATCTCCAGCTGCTGGACTGA
- a CDS encoding response regulator transcription factor, whose protein sequence is MRILLVEDEAPLRETLAARLKREGFAVDAAQDGEEGLYMGREVPFDVGIIDLGLPKMSGMELIKALRDEGKKFPVLILTARSSWQDKVEGLKQGADDYLVKPFHVEELLARVNALLRRAAGWSKPTLECGPVALDLAAQTVSVAGSNVDLTSYEYKVLEYLMMHAGELVSKADLTEHIYQQDFDRDSNVLEVFIGRLRKKLDPDGELKPIETVRGRGYRFAIPRNEG, encoded by the coding sequence ATGCGTATCCTTCTGGTCGAAGACGAAGCCCCGCTGCGTGAGACCCTGGCAGCCCGGCTCAAGCGCGAAGGCTTTGCCGTCGATGCTGCGCAGGACGGCGAGGAAGGCCTCTACATGGGGCGCGAAGTTCCGTTCGATGTCGGCATCATCGACCTCGGCCTGCCCAAGATGTCGGGCATGGAGCTGATCAAGGCCCTGCGTGACGAAGGCAAGAAGTTTCCGGTGCTGATCCTGACCGCGCGTTCGAGCTGGCAGGACAAGGTCGAGGGCCTGAAGCAGGGCGCCGACGATTACCTGGTCAAGCCGTTCCACGTCGAAGAGCTGCTGGCCCGCGTCAACGCGCTGCTGCGCCGCGCAGCCGGCTGGAGCAAGCCAACCCTGGAATGCGGCCCGGTCGCCCTGGACCTGGCAGCGCAGACGGTCAGCGTGGCCGGCAGCAATGTCGACCTCACCAGCTACGAGTACAAGGTGCTGGAGTACCTGATGATGCATGCCGGTGAACTGGTCTCCAAGGCCGACCTCACCGAACACATCTACCAGCAGGACTTCGACCGCGACTCGAACGTGCTGGAAGTGTTCATCGGCCGCCTGCGCAAGAAGCTGGACCCGGATGGCGAACTGAAGCCGATCGAGACCGTGCGCGGTCGCGGCTACCGTTTCGCGATCCCGCGCAACGAGGGCTGA
- a CDS encoding type II toxin-antitoxin system RelE/ParE family toxin: protein MAILQATETFTRWLRGLNDSRARGVIVERLQRVARGLEGDVRSVGHGVSELRINHGPGYRVYFTRRGRSIVVLLHGGDKSSQRRDIEKAVRLAELL from the coding sequence ATGGCGATTCTCCAGGCAACAGAAACATTCACGCGATGGCTGCGCGGACTCAACGACAGCAGGGCCCGCGGCGTGATCGTGGAGCGCCTGCAGCGCGTCGCCCGCGGTCTCGAGGGAGATGTTCGATCAGTGGGTCATGGCGTGAGCGAACTGCGAATCAACCATGGGCCGGGATATCGCGTGTATTTCACGCGTCGCGGGAGATCCATCGTCGTGCTCCTGCACGGTGGCGACAAGTCGAGCCAGCGTCGCGATATCGAAAAAGCGGTCAGGCTCGCGGAGCTGCTGTAG
- a CDS encoding addiction module antidote protein yields MSKLKTIPFDPADYLADDVAIATYLSEALAAGDAGHFQEALGTVARARGMGGVAEVSGLGRESLYKALRPGAHPRFDTVQRVLSALGVHLIVQAGKA; encoded by the coding sequence ATGAGCAAGCTGAAGACGATTCCCTTCGACCCCGCCGACTATCTGGCTGATGACGTCGCAATCGCCACCTATCTGAGCGAGGCGTTGGCAGCAGGTGATGCGGGCCACTTCCAGGAGGCGCTCGGAACAGTGGCGCGCGCCCGCGGCATGGGCGGCGTTGCCGAGGTGTCCGGTCTTGGACGCGAGAGCCTGTACAAGGCGCTGCGCCCCGGAGCACACCCACGCTTCGATACCGTGCAACGTGTGCTGTCAGCGCTTGGGGTGCACCTGATCGTGCAGGCCGGCAAGGCCTGA
- a CDS encoding organic hydroperoxide resistance protein, whose product MSIEKVLYTAQATSTGGREGRSVSSDNVLDIQLSTPRELGGAGGPGTNPEQLFAAGYSACFLGALKFVAGQAKVALPADTTVTGKVGIGQIPTGFGIEAELTINVPGVPREQVEELVQKAHIVCPYSNATRGNIDVTLIVA is encoded by the coding sequence ATGTCCATCGAAAAGGTTCTGTACACCGCCCAGGCCACCTCCACCGGCGGCCGTGAAGGCCGTTCCGTGTCCTCCGACAACGTGCTGGACATCCAGCTGTCGACCCCGCGCGAGCTGGGCGGCGCCGGCGGCCCGGGCACCAACCCGGAGCAGCTGTTCGCCGCGGGCTACTCGGCCTGCTTCCTGGGCGCGCTGAAGTTCGTGGCCGGCCAGGCCAAGGTCGCGCTGCCGGCCGACACCACCGTCACCGGCAAGGTCGGCATCGGCCAGATCCCGACCGGCTTCGGCATCGAAGCCGAGCTGACCATCAACGTGCCGGGCGTGCCGCGCGAGCAGGTGGAAGAACTGGTGCAGAAGGCGCACATCGTCTGCCCGTACTCCAATGCCACCCGCGGCAACATCGACGTGACGTTGATCGTTGCCTGA
- a CDS encoding enoyl-CoA hydratase/isomerase family protein, whose amino-acid sequence MSTDTAADDAPVLFEERVAGNGTRIGIATLNAPRTLNGFSLPMAHLLLKQLNAWADDGGIAMVVLQGAGEKAFCAGGDLHSLYQSMVAFREAGRSDIRENDYAAEFFDVEYRVDYLIHTYAKPILCWGHGIVMGGGIGLMSGASHRVVSERSKLAFPEITVGLFPDVGGSWLLPRVPGKGGLFLALTGALLNPGDAIYAGLADVHVAEERRSAVFDALLQVAWSGDAAHNHERLSHLLQSHASDAATGPLLANAAQVDGLCEGDDLAAIIDRISGLQTDDAWLQAAQKTLAAGAPGSARLAFELQRRSAGQDLASVYRLEYITALHCAAHGDFAEGIRALLIDKDRNPQWNPASLAEADTAWADTFFASPWADAAHPLADLGTPVAERSLA is encoded by the coding sequence ATGAGCACCGACACCGCTGCCGACGACGCACCGGTGCTGTTCGAAGAGCGCGTGGCCGGCAACGGCACCCGCATCGGCATCGCCACGCTCAACGCGCCGCGTACGCTCAATGGTTTCTCGCTGCCGATGGCGCACCTGCTGCTGAAGCAGTTGAACGCCTGGGCCGACGACGGCGGCATCGCCATGGTGGTGCTGCAGGGTGCTGGCGAAAAGGCGTTCTGCGCCGGCGGCGACCTGCACAGCCTGTACCAGAGCATGGTCGCCTTCCGCGAGGCCGGCCGCAGCGACATCCGCGAGAACGACTACGCGGCCGAGTTCTTCGACGTCGAATACCGCGTCGATTACCTCATCCACACCTACGCCAAGCCGATCCTGTGCTGGGGCCACGGCATCGTGATGGGCGGCGGCATCGGCCTGATGTCCGGCGCCAGCCATCGCGTGGTCAGCGAGCGCTCCAAGCTGGCCTTCCCGGAAATCACCGTCGGCCTGTTCCCCGATGTCGGTGGCAGCTGGCTGCTGCCGCGCGTGCCCGGCAAGGGCGGCCTGTTCCTGGCCCTGACCGGCGCCCTGCTCAACCCGGGTGATGCCATCTATGCCGGCCTGGCCGATGTGCACGTGGCTGAAGAACGCCGCAGCGCGGTGTTCGATGCGCTGCTGCAGGTGGCCTGGTCGGGCGATGCCGCACACAACCACGAACGCCTCAGCCATCTGCTGCAGTCCCACGCCAGCGATGCCGCCACCGGTCCGCTGCTGGCCAATGCCGCGCAGGTCGACGGGCTGTGCGAGGGCGATGACCTTGCCGCCATCATCGATCGCATCAGTGGCCTGCAGACCGACGATGCCTGGCTGCAGGCGGCACAGAAGACCCTCGCTGCTGGCGCGCCGGGCTCGGCGCGGCTGGCCTTTGAACTGCAGCGCCGCAGCGCCGGCCAGGATCTGGCCAGTGTCTATCGTCTGGAGTACATCACCGCGCTGCATTGCGCCGCCCACGGCGATTTCGCCGAAGGCATCCGCGCGCTGCTGATCGACAAGGACCGCAACCCGCAGTGGAACCCGGCCAGCCTGGCCGAGGCCGACACCGCGTGGGCCGATACGTTCTTCGCTTCGCCCTGGGCCGATGCCGCGCATCCGCTGGCCGACCTGGGCACCCCCGTCGCTGAAAGGAGCCTGGCATGA